From the Aphelocoma coerulescens isolate FSJ_1873_10779 chromosome 23, UR_Acoe_1.0, whole genome shotgun sequence genome, the window GGGTTTATTGCCCCCAGACGGTCTGGTTTCCTGATTGCTCTTACattcctgcaggaaaagagaattagctggactgtctctgtcGGGAGCATCCCACTGCTCGGAGAGACCCACAgcgtcccagtgccccccagttccTAAGGCCGGGGGAGCCGTGGGATCCCGTGGGTTCCCAGGGATGGTGGCATTTGGGAAATACAGGGAACTCTGGAGAAAAGTGGCTTATTTTGGGTAGCAGAGGGGGTGTGGGGGGTTCCCCTGCTGCAGCAAAGGGCTTTGCACCACCAGAATCTTTGGGCTGATGGAGAATCCTTCTCCTCCGGGTCGGCTTTTGCCTCCTGCTCCGCTCGCTGGTGGCACAAAgtctctgctctcctgcagaAACAGCCGGACGTGCTCCCGGTGTCTCTCCCGCTGCGGAGCATCCCGGCAGTGGCCTCTCCTTGGAGAGGGACCAACTCAAGCTCCCACCGCGGCCTCGCTGCTTTTGGGTGGCTTGCAGGGAATCGGGTCCTTGTCCCgctgctgtcccctcccggCATCCGGCTGCTTCCCAAGAGCCCGTGTCGGCTCCGCTCCCCGGGGAGGGAGTCAGGGCTGCGAGGGCAAAAGCCACCAAAGCCGTGGGGGCAAAGCTCAGGGCTCGGGGTGCCCTGCCCAGCACCCAGCGCCCCAAACCAGCCTTTGGGGCTTAACACTCCAGAGCCCCTCAAAACCCGCTCCTTCCCCTCTTCATTTACATATGTGAATGATGACCCACAGGAAGTAATTGTGGGAGAAAGAAGGGAATTGGCCTCTTTAGATCTATTAAATCACTTTATTACAGGAACCAGGTCTGAATGGCCCCTCTCTGCAGGGAGCGCgtctccatctccctctgccTTTATCTGATCACAAAGAGATTAAAATCTCGGCAGGACAGGAGACTAACAGGGCTCCTTGGGGCTGCCTTTCCCTCGCATTGTGAGCTAAAAATGAGGCATTTGGGTTCAAATGCCTCCCCTGGACACTGGAGATGGATTCATTTGGGGGCTATGAGGAGACAGGAGGGATGAAGcggagaggagcagagcagatcGTCCCGGGGAGGTGAAGGGCTGAGCAGCACCCCTGAGGAACCAGGGATCCTGAGGTGGCAGAAATTGGGCTGGTGATGGTGAAGACCCCAAAGCTGCAGTGGTCCCTTGGGATGTGGCTCCCGGGCTCTGAGCATCACTTACAGGAGTGTGGAGCTGCCTGGGAAGGCAAcatggaaagagggaaaggagaaaatcaAGGCTCGGTGCCACTGGTTGGAGCTGGAGGAACAGCGTAGAccagcaggggctgggatttggggttggggcCTGGCTGAGAACAGAGGGGAAGAGGATGTCCAGTGCCTGGAAATCCTTGCTCTCCACAGCTTGGCTCTGCCTTTCCAAGCGTTTCTCCAAGCCAGGAAGGTCTAAATCCCCGATAAAtgcagttgtttttttcttccttcgcATGATTTTAGCAAGAAATTCTGCTGGGCTCCGCGGGTACCCTGTGGTTGCTGTGGCCTCAGTGGTTGGTCACTGGTGCTTTGGCGACTTGGTCCTGGCGTGTCCTTGCAGGGACTTAAAGCCGTGCCCGTGGTTAGACCTGCTGGGGCTGCGATGTGGCACTCCCGCCTTCCCgagtgcccagggcagtgtgGGACTTGTTGGGCACATCCCAGCACGGGAGGGGCTTCTGTCCCCTGTGATGCCCTGGGTGCGGCCGTCCCCGGGAGCCTCGTGGGGGTCGGGGCTGGCGGAGCAGCTCCATCCCCGCTCGGGCGGGCAGGGGATGGGATGAACGGGATGGAAGTGGCCGTTTGGATACGGGCTTTGGCTGAGCCGACCTGGGCTGTCacccacctgtgccaccccgTGCATGCGGCCAGGATAATAAAAATAATCGTCCACGTGAGCGTGACGTGaggtgctttaaaaaaatcgtGTTTGGAGCCAGCTCCATCCCTGAGTGCGCAGGAGAGAGAGGCACAAGGGAGTTTCTCTGTCAGGGAGCTGGAtccagcctttccctgctgccttcGCCCTGTGCTggggtgtggggcagggtcCGAGCAGGGGGTTTGGGTTGTGCAGAGCTGGGGGGCAgcgaggggaggggggaaccgGCTCGGAGCAGCTGTTTGGGTCAGTGGGTTGGACCCGTGATGCTCCTGGAGGGACACGGGTAATACCTCGCTTTTCCTGCTTCCCCATGTGCAGCGCTCCCGTGTTTGCTGTGCAGGACCAGGGCCACCCCCAGCGCCGCGTGGGCACCCCGGGGCCCCGGCGTGGGCGGCTGCGGGACGGGGAGCACCAGAGCTGCACATCCCTGGGGAAGAGATCACGGAATCACAGATCAgttcgggttggaagggacctttaaaaggTCATTttgtccaacctccctgcaacGAGCAGGGAACTCCCACAGGGATCCCCTGGGGTAGAAATGCTCGTTGGAATCTCTGATTTTTTAGGGGGGAGAGGGGTAGCAGCAATTTCTTCGGTTTTGTTTgtcttgtggggttttttaaataaccGCTGGAATGAAATTGTATTGCGCCGCTTGTGCGCCGCGTCCTGATGGGAAATAGTGAAAGAGAGTGGCTTTATTCCACCCCTGAAACTCCCTCAAGAcgctcacacacacaaaaaaagcctCCTGTCTCTGTCTAAAGATTAACTGATGGCCGCAGGCACATCccttcccccagctccccctccctgccccagggaGAGAAAACACCCTGGAATGGTCTCCTAGATAATATGGCCCAAATGAATGGGATTGCTCCCGGGATGGagtggggaaggagcaggggaGGGCCGGGATGGAGCCACTGCCTTGGCGAGCCCCTGTCCCTGCCGCCCCCAGTTCCAGCTCCGACGTCTCCTTTTcccttattcccttactcctaaGAATAAGCGGAATGGAGCTGAAATCACCGTCGGAAGACGCGCGGCTGCTCCCGGCCGTGTTCCTGCTTTAAGACGGGGGCACAAAATTAATACGCAGCCACTGATCCCAATTAGCTGCCCCTGGGAAGTGCAGGAGGGTTTTGGTGGGGAAAAATACAACCAAAGGAGCTAAAAGGATTTAGGACAGGAAACTGATGGATTAAAGTGGGgtagatgccttttttttttcccctcggAATTGGTATATAGAGTTTAATTTTACTGACTCGTGGTGGAAAACTAAGAGCAAACATCACTTTGGCaggaaaatatctttattttgattttagttGAAATCGGGAGAGGTCCTTAGGGATATTGCCCCAGATGACGGTGAGGGAGCCAGTGGAAAGCCTTGGTAATGTTTTGTTAAATCCCCTGTGCTCTCCCCGAGGGCTCCACAGGCATCGCCCTCCTTATCTCTGCACCAACCCCCCGGGGCTGAGGCAGGGCTCAGACGtacccctggcacagcttggcaCTGCCACCggtgctcctgcagccgcccTTATCCCAGCACCCCAGCCCGGCTTGTTTTCCAAGGATTTCAGTTTAAAGGGCGCTGGAGAGCCGAGGTGCAGCGGCCGCTCCGCCCCAGGCCCCGCTGGACACAAAGATGGTTTGATTGAGTGGCCGGAGCTGGCTGGGAATAAACGTCCCCTTGTGTCGCGCTGGGGAGGCCGCGGGGACAATGGTGACCCCGGGGCCGGCCGAGCCCCTCCggagcccggcggggcgggggcgagCCGGAGCCCGGCAGTTTGGGGGGCAGCGGTGGGGTTTGGGGCGCCCCACGGTGCCATCCCTTCGGGACGGGAAACGGGTCCAAATGTGGGATCTGTGATGAGGGATTTGCTgggtgtgaggaagaggagagatgAAGGCACCCGTGTGCCGGGGGGACACCCAGTGCCGGGGGGGTGGGCAGCGCTCACGTGCTGCGTCTTTGTCTGCCGTAAATAACCGGGgatgcgggatgggaggggaagggagggcggAGAAGCGGAGAGGTGCCCGCCGTGATGCCCGGGGGGCCCGCTGGGGGAAGCTCTGCTCCGTCCCCTGTCCCGCCGGTTCACTCTGGGCACAAGGAAATCCTCGCGTTAGGCTACGCTTCTTTTGGGATggcggtgctttgtgaccccgagccagggccaccCCACACCCCCCATCCCAAAACCATCTCCCCCAAGACTGACCCCTCGGCTCCCCCAAGGGACCCAGAGCCCAAACCCCAGCACCCAGCGGGCGAGCCCCAGTTCTCCCGCAGCGGGCGAGCTGGGCACAGGGCTGATgtgtggaggggctggagggggtcAGAGGGCCCGCGGCCATGCCGGCCACCCttcctccccccgccggggcctgGAACTCCTGGAATTTGGGCAGCGGGAGCGAGGCCGCCGCCGGCCCTTTGTTCTCGCTGGCCGGTGGCTCCCGGCTCTGGCCCTCCCCTGCGCTCCCCCTCATCCCCAGCATCCCCGGCTCGCTCCAATCCCCCCCTTCCTCTctttatttttgggggggggggtgtgggtgTGCGGAGGCCTGGGAAGGCTCTGGCTTTGTGTGTGGTGTGGGACAGGGGCTCTGGGCCCCTTCCTTTCAGATGCAGGAGGTATGCAGCTAATTCAATGGGCTGCAGTTTGATTACCTATCTGATAACAGAGGAATGCCAGCAATGTGTGTGTTTTGGGAAGGGGGCAGGGGGATGCGCAGGGACCACCAGCCACTCTGCAGCTCACATCAAAAGGCtgcggtggggggggggggagagctGGGGCGCCCCAGCCTCTGtcccccccccttccctggggagaGGGCGTTTCCTTTGGCCTTTTGgcggagggggctgggggggtgctTGTCATCCTCACCCGCTCCTGGAAAACAAATCGCTTCCCCGTCATGTTGTGGCAGCTTCTGCcccatccctcctcttcctcgaaGTGGGGGTGACGGTGGTCAGAGCTGGACTCTGGCAGTCGGGTGGGGGTGCCCAAggtgtggctgggctgggggggcccAGCCCGTGCGTTGGGGTCCCCCCTGGCACGGCTCAGCTTCATCCCGAAGCTCCAGGCTGAGTGCCTGGGAGTTTTCATCCCCTCAGTGTAAACACAGCTGGGCCAGCTGGGGCTGTAAACGTCCTGAGAGGAGCCACGGGAGGTGGTTGGCCTCGTCCCCTGTGCCAGAGAGTGATGCTCAGCCCCTCCTTACCCCCTAAAccctgtggctgctgtgggaGTGGGGTAAATTCCCCATCCGTGGTAGCTCCCGTTGCCCAAATCACCCCACAGactggggatggggcagggtgGGTGGCTGAGCCGAGGTGTTGAGGCACCTCTGGGATGTGCTGGTGCTTTGGGCACAGAGCTCCTGCGTGGGGGATGCTCAGCACGGGGCGAGCTGGGTCGGTGTTGGGGAGCAGTGTTGGGTCACGGTGGGGGTTTGCCAGGGGCAGGTGGTGCTGGGACTGCCCTGGGTGGGCAGAGGTGGCTGTGAGACTCTGTCACGTCCGTGTTGTCATTTGGGACCTCAGAGCTAAGGGTCTGGCTCTCCCTttaggcagcaggagcaggtcaGAGAGGAAATAAGGATCCCATGTGGCCCACTCTGGATCCCatccagcagggaaggggatcCAGTGCATGGGGGTGACTTGgcccagcacatggggtctgtCCCACCCTGAGCTGGACCCCCAGACAcagaaagggaggggaaaaagcagcagaaaaagggTCTCAAGGGTTGTTCCTTGAGCTCTGCTGTGTTGCCACTTCTCTCATGTGCCCACGGACACATGGATGCCCTGCAAGACCCTGCCAGGAAAAATTCACTCCTATAACCCAAcaactccattttttccctctctgcttttACACGGGGTGTTTCCTCGCAGGTCCTGGTGAGGTTTGGGGTGAAGATGGGAGCAGACCATGGCTGCCTGTCCTGTACAGCGTTCACACGGAGGCTCGGTGCGGGAAGAATGGGAGAACACGGCCCACGTGATGGGAACTCTCCGGGCCATGAATGGGGGAGATGCTCCATTCATaaatgcagggtcctgctgCAGCCGCGCAGGCGTTGGGAATCCCCAGccggctggagctgctcctccctctGCCAGCAAATTCCCCTGAACTCATTGCTCGTGCTCGTTTTGGCTCCGCTAGCCGAGCTGCGGCAAAGCCGAGCTGGAACTGCTGCCCGGGATGCAGCCGCCCTcgggcagagcaggcagggatgcTCACGGCACAGGGGGCTAAGGACTGCCCGCTGcatcacccagctctgctgtccagGGGTTTGTTCTGCTAAAACGGACAGAGCCCCTGAAAGTGGAGTGGGTTTTCCTGTCATCTCACAACCCCACTCCCCAGCCTGGATTTTTCTTGGCTCCCCTAGTTTGATCGTGTGGTGATAACTGATGCAGTGTTCCTGGAAGGAATGGGAGAAGCTCCCAGCAGTGATAATCCTGTGCCAAATGGCTGCTTAATTAATTACTGCAGGCAGTTAAAGGGCTTGAACTGAGGTGAGCTGCAGTGGGGGGGCCGGCTTCCAGCCTCCTGGCCTTCTGCAGGTCCTGCCACGAGCTGGGTTCATGTGAGTGTGCAAAGCCTCGAGAtccttttgtatttaaaaaaaaagcaaaaaaaagggaCAGGCAGAGGGGACATTGGCAGCTCTTGTGCCATGGGAGGGGTTTGTGGGGTGCCTGGAGaacatcccagctctgctgaccCCCgtcctctccctgtgccccccccagAGCAAGCTCCACATGGAGGGTTTCCGCAGCCTGAAGGAGGGCGAAGCTGTCGAGTTCACCTTCAAGAAATCATCCAAAGGTTTGGAGTCCATCCGGGTGACCGGCCCCGGGGGCGTCTTCTGCATCGGCAGCGAGAGGAGGCCCAAAGGGAAGAGCCTCCAGAAGCGCAGATCGAAAGGAGACCGGTAAGGGCTGAGCCAGGGCTGCTccggggcaggggctgagccctGTGGGCACCAGGGGCTGCCCGGGCACCCCGGGGATGGGCACGGGTCCGGTGGGATGGGCAGTGACCCTTCCTCTGGGAAAGCAGCTTCCTGCGGCGGTTAATGAGTGGCAGATGCAGCTCAGTGGGGAAagggcagggaagcagcagggaaggggcagaggtCAGGGACACCCCGGGCGGCCGCTCCCCTCGCTCGGGGAGCCGTGCTGGGCTGGGGTAATTTTCTCCAAGAGAAACCCTTCCTTGTGGGAAGGAAATAGCCGGACGTCCTGACAGCGTCTCCCACGGTGAGATGGGAGCCCAGGGCAAGTTTCTGGCCAGCCCTTCAtgtcccctctcctctcccatcctctcCATCCTGTCTGCCTGGGGATGCCTCATCCCAGTTTTCCCAGTGGATACTGTCCACCCCACTCAGCTGTTCTCATAAACAGGTTTTTAGATTAATCAGAAAGGAATTgtgaaggaagaggaaagagaaaaaggttgTGGCCGTCCTACATGGGTGCAGGATTTAAAACGGACACGAGGCAGCTCCCTCTGCCCGCACTGCTGCCGTGTGAAGGTGGCACCCATGGGACGGGTGCTGGAAGGCACAGCCCTGTGAGAAGCCACGCTGGGGGCTGTCCCCACATGATGACAGCTGGGGATATGAGttgttcctttcccctttcctgtgGCAGTGTAACCCCGGGAGCGGGGTCTGGAGACACAGGAGCCAGGGCACTGATGGAGCCAGAGGAGCAGGAACCCCCAAGATCCCGATTTTGTCCCCAGTGTGCGGCTTCAGTGCAGGGGTTTGCTGCCATCTCCTGGGTACCAGCAGCACCACTGAGCCCCACCTGGccgtgctggagctggggctctgcagggaccAACCCCGGGGCCACCACCCACCCCAAAAGCTGAGTCCAGCTCTGTCTATGAAGCCAGATAGCtcccaggcatggtcacagcaTCCTCCCACCTCATTTCATTTCTCCTCCCCTCACACAGGTGCTACAACTGCGGCGGGCTGGACCACCACGCCAAGGAGTGCAAGCTCCCGCCGCAGCCCAAGAAGTGCCACTTCTGCCAGAGCATCAGCCACATGGTCGCCAACTGCCCAGCGAAAGCACAGCAGTCCCCCAGCTCTCAGGGAAAGCCCGCCTACTTCCGAGAGGAGGAGGACATGCACAGCTCGGCCCTCCTCCCCGAAACCCGGGAATGATGGTGggtggcagggagagggggGCTTCCACCGGGGTGAGAAGGCTTTGGCAAGGCAAGGGGCAGCCGTGGGGCTCggaggagggagggcaggggaaggactggggagggcaggtggcagtgctggcagcgggGACCCGGTGTCCCTGCACAGACCTTTCCCCCCAGTCCCAGGCTGGGAAAAGCCCTGTTATTATCAGGATGGCTTGTTCCAAAACCAGGGGAAGGCAGCACCCAACACACCTCTTCCCGCTAAAAAACCTGAACATATTTGATTAATCTTTATTCTTTTCCTAAGTTAAGCCAGGCAGCCATGGCTTGGGGAGGAGGAACAGAGGGGCAACATCCCAGGGAGGAGCTCCAGGCTCCGGCACAGCTTGGATGAGCTGCAGGGGacctgctcctgtgcctgccctgggaggggggctgagggaaaggctgcCTGGGGAGCATCAGGGAGATGTCCGTGGGCCGGTCCCGTGGGTCCCTCTGCTCCTCATGGCTTCTCACTTTCAGGAAGGTGTGAGGATTTAGTTTTTCCGCagttgctgacagcagcagagcccGGATTTGGGCTCAGTCTGGGAGGAAATGGGTCATCTCTCAGGGCTGGACTAACACCGCCCATTTGTGGGATGTGAGCTGCAGCCTGGGGGAGAGCAAGTCACaagaaaaacactttttttcccttaatccTTCCCAAGTGCCAGCCCAGAGAGCACAAGGTGTTTCATGCAGCCAGCTCTTCCCCTCTCAGGCTTCTCCTGGCATCCAGAACGTGGAGCTGGGGAAACACCTCTGATCCTCCTGCCCATGCCACGCTGCAGAACCcgctggctctggggctgagcctctccagggacaggggacaaggCTGTCCCGGGTCAGTGGCTGCTGtctcccctccccacagcccttccCAAGTCTTGCCTTTATTTATTGGCCCCGGTGGATCCCTCTTCTCCCGGGGGAGCCCCCCGGCCATGCCGAAGCCAAGGCCAAGTGAAAGCTGCACTAGGACGTGCGTGAATGACGTatctttgggtttgtttgtcgtctttgttttggggttgttgttcttttttttttttttttttttttttaatataaatattctggttttgtatttttgtatattttaatctttaagaaaagaaaagaaaaaaaaaaaaaggagagaaaggacaTAATTCCTGCAACTTATTCTCAGGTATTCGAGCAATCTCAGGGATAAAATGCCTCTGTAGCCCAGTGCTGGACAGAGAGGAGGGTTTTTTCTAACA encodes:
- the LIN28A gene encoding protein lin-28 homolog A, with protein sequence MGSVSNQQFAGAKPGEEPAGDSPKAENESQPLHGSGICKWFNVRMGFGFLSMTAKGGATLDSPVDVFVHQSKLHMEGFRSLKEGEAVEFTFKKSSKGLESIRVTGPGGVFCIGSERRPKGKSLQKRRSKGDRCYNCGGLDHHAKECKLPPQPKKCHFCQSISHMVANCPAKAQQSPSSQGKPAYFREEEDMHSSALLPETRE